One genomic region from Microaerobacter geothermalis encodes:
- the ychF gene encoding redox-regulated ATPase YchF has protein sequence MGLTCGIVGLPNVGKSTLFNAITQAGAESANYPFCTIDPNVGVVEVPDERLTKLTELVEPNRTVPTAFEFVDIAGLVKGASRGEGLGNKFLSHIREVDSIAHVVRCFEDEDITHVSGKVDPISDIETINLELVLADLESVERRIEKTRKNLKSGEKKAQQEFALLERLKAHFEEGKPARQLDLDDEDRLLIRDLHLLTLKPMLYVANIGEDEVSSGDNNPYVQQVKEYAAGEDAEVIVISAKLESEIAELEGEDKVLFLEELGLEESGLDRLIQAAYKQLGLITYFTAGVQEVRAWTIKKGTKAPQAAGVIHSDFEKGFIRAEVVSYEDLIASGSMAQARERGLLRLEGKEYVVQDGDIMHFRFNV, from the coding sequence ATGGGATTGACTTGCGGAATTGTGGGTTTGCCCAATGTGGGAAAATCTACTTTATTTAATGCAATTACCCAGGCAGGGGCGGAGTCTGCCAATTATCCTTTTTGCACCATCGATCCCAATGTGGGAGTGGTAGAAGTACCGGATGAGCGACTCACCAAGTTGACGGAACTTGTTGAACCCAATCGTACAGTTCCGACGGCATTTGAATTTGTTGATATTGCCGGTTTGGTCAAGGGTGCAAGCCGGGGAGAAGGGCTGGGGAACAAATTCTTGTCCCACATTCGGGAAGTGGATTCCATCGCCCATGTTGTCCGCTGTTTTGAAGATGAAGATATCACACACGTCTCAGGGAAAGTTGACCCGATTTCTGATATAGAGACCATTAATCTGGAATTGGTGCTGGCTGATCTGGAATCGGTGGAGCGGCGCATAGAAAAAACCAGGAAAAATTTGAAATCAGGAGAAAAGAAGGCTCAGCAGGAATTTGCTTTATTGGAAAGGCTGAAAGCCCATTTTGAAGAAGGAAAACCGGCCCGTCAGCTTGATTTGGATGATGAAGATCGTCTGCTCATTAGAGACCTTCATTTATTGACATTGAAACCGATGCTTTATGTAGCCAATATTGGAGAAGATGAAGTGAGCTCAGGAGATAACAATCCATATGTTCAACAAGTCAAGGAATATGCAGCAGGAGAAGATGCTGAGGTTATCGTCATCAGTGCCAAATTGGAATCAGAAATCGCTGAACTGGAAGGGGAAGACAAAGTCCTTTTCCTAGAAGAACTTGGATTGGAAGAATCAGGATTGGACCGACTCATTCAAGCGGCATACAAGCAATTGGGGCTCATTACCTATTTTACCGCCGGTGTTCAGGAAGTAAGGGCATGGACGATAAAAAAAGGGACCAAAGCTCCCCAAGCGGCTGGAGTCATTCATTCAGATTTTGAAAAGGGTTTTATTCGTGCCGAAGTGGTTAGTTATGAAGATTTAATCGCAAGCGGTTCAATGGCCCAGGCAAGGGAAAGAGGTCTTCTCCGTCTGGAAGGGAAAGAATATGTGGTTCAAGACGGGGATATTATGCATTTCCGTTTCAACGTATAA
- the rpsF gene encoding 30S ribosomal protein S6 yields the protein MRKYELMYILRPDLEEEKLRSLVEKFKGLVTDNGGEITNLQEMGKRRLAYEMKKLREGYYVLMNFLATPAIVSEMDRIMKITDEVVRHLVIRDEKE from the coding sequence ATGCGTAAATATGAGTTGATGTACATTTTACGCCCAGACCTTGAAGAGGAGAAATTAAGATCCCTTGTTGAAAAGTTTAAAGGATTGGTTACCGACAATGGCGGTGAAATTACAAATCTTCAAGAAATGGGAAAGCGTCGTTTGGCTTATGAAATGAAAAAACTTCGCGAAGGTTATTATGTATTAATGAACTTTCTGGCAACCCCAGCGATTGTGTCCGAAATGGATCGCATCATGAAAATTACTGATGAAGTCGTTCGTCATCTTGTGATTCGCGATGAAAAGGAATAA
- the ssb gene encoding single-stranded DNA-binding protein yields MLNRVILIGRLTRDPELRYTPNGVAVTTFTLAVDRPFTNQQGQREADFINIVTWRQLAETCANYLKKGRLTAVEGRIQIRNYENNEGRRVYVTEVVADNVRFLESMSKTSQGQSYPSSDDGRFTDDPFADQGKTIDISDDDLPF; encoded by the coding sequence ATGTTAAACCGCGTCATTTTAATCGGTCGGTTAACGAGAGACCCTGAGTTGCGTTATACTCCAAATGGGGTAGCGGTGACTACATTTACCTTGGCTGTTGACCGGCCCTTTACGAACCAACAAGGGCAAAGAGAAGCTGACTTTATTAATATCGTTACTTGGAGACAACTGGCTGAGACCTGTGCCAATTATCTGAAAAAAGGTCGCTTAACAGCAGTTGAAGGCAGAATTCAGATTCGAAATTATGAAAATAATGAAGGTCGAAGAGTTTATGTAACAGAAGTTGTAGCGGATAACGTTCGTTTCTTAGAGTCTATGTCAAAGACCAGCCAAGGTCAAAGTTATCCTTCATCCGATGATGGCCGGTTTACTGATGACCCCTTTGCTGATCAAGGAAAAACGATCGATATTTCAGATGATGATTTACCCTTTTAA
- the dnaB gene encoding replicative DNA helicase, whose product MSELFLDRVPPQNIDAEQAVLGAVFLEIDALIAASEILSPEDFYRTSHQRIFQVMLDLYERGEPVDLVTVTAELSNRKLLEEVGGVSYLTDLAQSVPTAANVEYYAHIVEEKSILRRLIRTATKIASEGYSGSEDINQILSHAERSILEISQKKATRGFIPIKDILMETFERIEFLSNHQGQVTGIPSGYGDLDKMTSGFQPSDLIILAARPSVGKTAFALNVAQNVAARYNHSVAIFSLEMSAPQLVQRMLCAEANIDAHKLRTGRLEDGDWEKLSFAISTLAKSQIYIDDTPGITVTEIRSKLRRLKTEHGLGMVLIDYLQLIQGRGRGGENRQQEISEISRSLKGLARELNCPVIALSQLSRAVEQRQDKRPMLSDIRESGSIEQDADIVAFLYRDDYYDPETDKKNIIEVIIGKQRNGPTGKVELLFLKEYNKFVSMDKTHQE is encoded by the coding sequence GTGAGTGAACTATTTTTAGACCGGGTCCCTCCTCAAAATATAGATGCTGAACAAGCGGTTTTGGGAGCTGTCTTTTTGGAAATCGATGCGTTAATCGCCGCATCTGAAATATTGTCCCCTGAAGATTTTTACAGGACAAGCCATCAAAGAATTTTTCAGGTGATGCTGGATTTGTATGAACGGGGGGAACCGGTAGATTTAGTAACAGTTACTGCAGAACTTTCCAACAGAAAATTATTGGAAGAAGTGGGAGGGGTCTCTTACCTTACCGACTTGGCTCAAAGCGTGCCGACTGCAGCAAATGTAGAGTACTACGCCCATATTGTTGAGGAGAAATCGATACTTCGCCGATTAATTCGGACCGCCACGAAAATCGCCAGTGAGGGATATTCAGGATCTGAAGATATCAACCAAATTTTATCCCATGCGGAAAGAAGTATCCTTGAAATTTCCCAAAAAAAAGCAACCCGAGGATTTATTCCAATAAAGGATATATTGATGGAAACCTTTGAGAGAATTGAATTTTTGTCCAACCATCAAGGACAAGTAACAGGAATTCCTTCGGGATATGGGGATTTGGATAAAATGACATCGGGATTTCAGCCATCGGACTTAATCATATTAGCTGCAAGACCCAGTGTGGGGAAAACAGCATTTGCTTTAAATGTTGCCCAAAACGTAGCTGCAAGATACAATCATTCTGTTGCAATTTTTAGTCTGGAGATGTCGGCCCCTCAATTGGTACAAAGAATGTTATGCGCTGAAGCGAACATCGATGCCCATAAATTAAGAACCGGAAGGCTAGAAGACGGGGATTGGGAAAAACTTTCCTTTGCCATTAGTACTTTGGCCAAATCACAAATCTATATTGATGATACCCCGGGCATCACCGTAACGGAGATTCGTTCCAAGTTACGCAGATTAAAGACAGAACATGGCTTAGGAATGGTCTTAATTGATTATTTGCAGCTGATCCAAGGAAGGGGACGTGGAGGGGAAAACAGACAGCAAGAAATTTCTGAGATTTCCCGTTCGTTAAAGGGCTTGGCGAGAGAATTAAACTGTCCTGTCATCGCCCTGTCCCAGTTAAGCCGTGCGGTGGAACAAAGGCAGGATAAAAGACCGATGCTGTCTGATATACGTGAAAGTGGAAGTATTGAACAGGATGCCGATATCGTGGCTTTTCTTTATCGCGATGATTATTATGACCCTGAAACGGATAAGAAAAACATTATAGAAGTTATCATTGGAAAACAGAGAAATGGACCAACGGGAAAAGTGGAATTACTTTTTTTAAAGGAATATAACAAATTTGTAAGCATGGATAAAACGCACCAGGAATAA
- a CDS encoding DUF951 domain-containing protein yields MERKQFSMGDIVQMKKPHPCGANEWQVIRMGADVRIKCQKCGHSVLLPRLEFERKMKKVLVPKNETNYTNND; encoded by the coding sequence ATGGAAAGAAAACAATTTTCTATGGGAGATATTGTCCAAATGAAAAAGCCCCATCCCTGTGGTGCCAATGAATGGCAGGTGATTCGCATGGGGGCGGATGTTCGGATAAAATGTCAGAAGTGCGGACATAGTGTTCTTCTACCGAGGCTGGAATTTGAGCGGAAAATGAAGAAGGTACTTGTACCAAAAAATGAAACAAACTATACTAACAATGATTGA
- a CDS encoding YybS family protein: MKSQLKGMIEGAILTATYAVLLFLTIYTPIGMISVFILPIPFVVYGKRHGFQPSVWMFVASLGVTFLIAGGVYSLGYTFFFAFIGATMGVLYQKEKSAMQVVLGGFFASLLGILFYILLTSLVMNLNLIQMYQEALNKSVEESNRWLTRLGIPQNPEMEEALRSMAEQIRFMIPSIILGSSMIISFITHWISRIILNRLREPVPQFPPFREWKFPKSFLFYYLMAVILMMFVSAQKEGYLYMVGVNLQPLLQLVMVIQGLSFVAYYFYSKGWGKGAFVIIILLVFLFPPLTFILSLTGILDLGFDLRKRVKSGS; this comes from the coding sequence TTGAAAAGCCAATTAAAAGGAATGATTGAGGGCGCTATCCTCACAGCTACATATGCCGTGCTTTTGTTTTTGACAATCTACACGCCCATTGGAATGATTTCCGTATTTATTCTCCCCATCCCGTTTGTGGTATATGGAAAAAGACATGGTTTTCAACCATCTGTTTGGATGTTTGTTGCTTCCCTTGGAGTTACCTTTTTAATTGCAGGAGGAGTATATTCCTTAGGCTATACCTTCTTCTTTGCGTTTATAGGAGCAACTATGGGTGTGCTTTATCAAAAGGAAAAGAGTGCCATGCAAGTGGTTTTGGGAGGATTTTTCGCTTCCCTACTAGGAATATTATTTTATATATTACTTACATCCTTGGTGATGAATTTAAACCTGATTCAGATGTACCAGGAAGCATTGAATAAATCCGTTGAGGAAAGTAATCGATGGTTGACAAGATTAGGAATTCCCCAGAATCCGGAAATGGAAGAAGCTTTAAGAAGCATGGCTGAACAAATTCGATTCATGATTCCGTCTATTATATTAGGTTCTTCTATGATTATATCATTCATTACCCACTGGATTTCCAGGATCATTTTAAATCGACTAAGGGAACCTGTTCCTCAATTTCCACCCTTTCGTGAGTGGAAGTTTCCCAAATCATTTTTATTCTACTATTTAATGGCTGTGATTTTGATGATGTTCGTTAGCGCCCAAAAAGAGGGTTATCTATACATGGTTGGAGTCAATTTGCAACCGCTGTTGCAGTTGGTGATGGTGATCCAAGGGTTATCATTTGTTGCATATTATTTTTACTCTAAAGGATGGGGAAAGGGAGCATTTGTCATCATCATCTTGCTGGTATTTCTTTTTCCTCCCCTAACATTTATACTTAGTTTAACTGGAATTTTGGATTTAGGATTTGATTTACGTAAGAGAGTGAAATCTGGGAGCTGA
- the rpsR gene encoding 30S ribosomal protein S18 — MSRRPRGHKRRKVCYFTVNKITHIDYKDIDMLKKFISERGKILPRRVTGTSAKYQRQLTTAIKRARQIGLLPYTTE, encoded by the coding sequence ATGAGCCGTCGTCCACGGGGACATAAGCGCCGTAAAGTATGCTACTTTACAGTAAATAAAATTACACACATTGACTATAAAGATATCGACATGCTGAAGAAGTTTATCAGTGAACGGGGCAAAATATTACCTCGCCGCGTCACCGGAACTTCTGCGAAATATCAGCGCCAATTGACAACCGCCATTAAGCGTGCTCGCCAAATTGGATTGCTGCCATATACCACTGAATAA
- a CDS encoding DHH family phosphoesterase, with product MPKFLFKRWHGFHMVFSLIFGAILLGILSLYHWVYGLIGLFLFFVIAYFNYRAEIAFRQDLQEYIITISHRVKKAGEEVINEIPMGMVLYSEEKTIQWHNPFITKIFDKEMIGAHLRELAPSLEKIEGKTKMEVQLHDRIYQVQIKADERILYLWDITEHHTLKIKYENEQLVYIIFHMDNVDEVAQGMDEQSRSLLMTNVTGAITEWCNQKGIYLRRFASDKFFGITDAKTLKELEKNHFDILDVVREITVDNKIPVTLSIGVGAGVKSFIELGKLAQSSLDIALGRGGDQAAVKVGNRLSFYGGKSNAVEKRTRVRARVISHALRDLILESDQVFIMGHKHADTDSLGASIGVLKAVQTNGKEGFVILDEVNPGIEKLMNAVKEHDYLYDFFIRPDQALSMATQRSLVVVVDTHKPSMVIEPRLLDGHKRTVVIDHHRRAEEFVADPVLIYLEPYASSTCELVTELLQYQSDKLMMDVLEATTLLAGIVVDTKSFSYRTGSRTFEAASFLRRNGADTALVQKLLKEDIEQFMKRSEIIKNAEVIFDSIAVARGEQDQEYHQILIAQTADTLLNMDGITASFVVSRRTDGLIGISARSLGDVNVQVIMEKMGGGGHLTNAAAQLRDMSLDEAIHQLKETIEEYLNERGLI from the coding sequence ATGCCGAAGTTTCTTTTTAAAAGATGGCATGGATTTCATATGGTTTTTTCCCTTATTTTTGGAGCTATCCTTTTGGGTATTCTTTCCTTATATCATTGGGTCTATGGATTAATAGGCCTTTTTCTCTTTTTTGTCATCGCCTATTTCAACTATCGCGCCGAAATTGCTTTTAGGCAGGACTTGCAAGAGTATATCATTACCATAAGCCACCGGGTAAAAAAAGCAGGCGAAGAAGTGATTAATGAGATTCCGATGGGGATGGTTCTTTATAGTGAAGAGAAGACGATTCAATGGCATAATCCTTTTATTACCAAAATATTTGATAAGGAAATGATTGGCGCCCATTTGAGGGAATTAGCCCCATCCCTAGAAAAAATAGAAGGAAAGACCAAGATGGAAGTCCAACTGCATGATCGTATCTACCAAGTCCAAATTAAAGCGGATGAAAGAATTTTATACCTATGGGACATTACGGAACATCATACCCTAAAAATCAAATATGAGAATGAACAATTGGTTTATATTATTTTTCATATGGATAATGTGGACGAAGTAGCCCAGGGAATGGATGAACAAAGCAGAAGTTTGCTTATGACCAATGTTACCGGGGCCATTACGGAATGGTGCAATCAAAAGGGGATATATCTGCGTCGCTTTGCTTCAGATAAGTTTTTCGGCATTACCGATGCCAAGACATTAAAGGAATTGGAAAAAAATCATTTTGATATTCTAGATGTTGTAAGGGAAATTACAGTGGATAATAAAATTCCCGTTACCCTCAGCATCGGGGTGGGAGCAGGGGTAAAATCATTTATCGAACTGGGAAAACTGGCCCAGTCCAGCTTGGATATTGCATTGGGTCGAGGTGGCGATCAAGCGGCAGTTAAAGTGGGAAATCGATTATCCTTCTACGGTGGAAAGTCAAATGCCGTCGAAAAGCGTACAAGGGTGAGGGCACGGGTCATCTCCCATGCTTTAAGAGATCTTATTTTAGAAAGTGACCAGGTATTCATCATGGGCCACAAACATGCGGATACCGATTCCCTAGGGGCTTCTATTGGTGTACTAAAAGCGGTTCAAACCAATGGCAAAGAAGGATTTGTCATATTGGATGAAGTGAATCCTGGGATTGAAAAACTGATGAATGCTGTGAAGGAGCATGATTACTTGTATGATTTTTTTATTCGTCCGGACCAGGCCCTATCGATGGCTACACAACGTTCTCTTGTGGTGGTAGTAGATACCCATAAACCCTCTATGGTGATTGAGCCACGACTATTGGATGGTCATAAACGAACAGTGGTGATTGATCATCATCGAAGAGCAGAAGAATTTGTGGCAGATCCGGTGTTAATTTATTTAGAACCTTATGCTTCTTCAACCTGTGAATTAGTGACAGAACTGCTTCAATATCAAAGTGATAAATTAATGATGGATGTATTGGAAGCAACCACGCTATTGGCGGGAATTGTTGTAGACACAAAAAGTTTTTCCTACCGAACGGGGTCAAGGACCTTTGAGGCAGCATCATTCCTCCGCAGGAATGGTGCGGATACGGCATTGGTTCAAAAACTGTTAAAGGAAGATATTGAACAGTTTATGAAGCGGTCAGAGATTATTAAAAATGCAGAGGTGATCTTTGACTCCATTGCCGTTGCCAGAGGGGAGCAGGATCAGGAATATCATCAAATTTTGATTGCGCAAACAGCGGATACTTTGCTAAATATGGATGGAATCACAGCCTCCTTTGTGGTTAGTCGAAGGACGGACGGTTTAATTGGAATCAGTGCCAGAAGTCTGGGAGATGTCAACGTTCAGGTAATCATGGAAAAAATGGGAGGAGGTGGCCATTTGACAAATGCTGCCGCCCAATTAAGAGATATGTCATTGGATGAAGCCATTCATCAATTGAAAGAAACGATTGAGGAATATTTAAATGAAAGGGGATTAATCTAA
- a CDS encoding adenylosuccinate synthase → MSTVVVVGTQWGDEGKGKITDYLAEKAEVVARYQGGNNAGHTISFEGKKYKLHLIPSGIFYKDKLCVIGNGMVIDPKALVQELNYLADHGIDPSHNLKISNRAHVIMPYHLKLDAVEEERKGTNKIGTTRKGIGPAYMDKAARIGIRIADLLDQDVFREKLARNLAQKNEILEKIYGTEGFKEEEIFEEYLRYAEVIRAFVTDTSVVLNDAIDQGKRVLFEGAQGVMLDIDQGTYPFVTSSNPIAGGVCIGSGVGPTKIHHVVGVAKAYTTRVGDGPFPTELNNEIGDRIREVGNEYGTTTGRPRRVGWFDSVVVRHARRVSGITDLSLNSIDVLTGIETLKICTAYKYRGEILHHFPANLKILEECQPIYEELPGWKEDITGVKSIHDLPDNARHYLERVSQLTGIPLSIFSVGPGREQTNLIRGVYA, encoded by the coding sequence ATGTCAACAGTCGTTGTCGTTGGAACACAGTGGGGAGATGAAGGTAAGGGAAAAATCACGGATTACTTGGCTGAGAAGGCCGAGGTAGTGGCCCGGTATCAAGGTGGAAATAATGCTGGTCATACCATAAGCTTCGAAGGAAAAAAGTATAAGCTGCATTTAATCCCTTCCGGAATATTTTATAAAGATAAATTGTGTGTGATTGGAAATGGAATGGTAATTGATCCCAAAGCATTGGTTCAAGAGTTAAATTATTTGGCAGACCATGGAATCGATCCAAGCCATAATTTAAAAATAAGCAATCGTGCCCATGTAATTATGCCTTATCATCTGAAATTAGACGCTGTGGAAGAAGAAAGAAAGGGAACAAACAAAATCGGTACGACTAGAAAAGGAATTGGACCAGCTTACATGGATAAGGCGGCGAGAATTGGCATTCGCATTGCCGATTTGCTGGATCAGGATGTTTTTCGTGAAAAGTTGGCCAGGAATTTAGCCCAGAAAAATGAAATACTTGAAAAAATTTATGGGACGGAGGGATTTAAAGAAGAAGAGATATTTGAAGAATATTTGCGATACGCTGAAGTAATCAGAGCTTTTGTTACGGATACCTCAGTGGTTCTAAATGATGCCATTGATCAGGGAAAAAGAGTTTTATTTGAAGGGGCGCAAGGGGTGATGTTGGATATTGACCAAGGGACTTATCCCTTCGTTACTTCATCCAATCCCATTGCAGGAGGTGTCTGTATTGGTTCAGGTGTAGGTCCCACAAAAATTCATCATGTAGTAGGAGTGGCAAAAGCTTATACCACGAGAGTGGGGGATGGCCCATTTCCAACAGAATTAAATAATGAGATCGGGGACCGTATTCGTGAAGTAGGAAATGAATATGGAACAACAACCGGCAGACCGAGAAGAGTAGGATGGTTTGACAGCGTTGTCGTCCGTCATGCCCGAAGGGTGAGTGGAATCACCGATTTATCTCTAAATTCTATTGATGTTCTTACCGGTATTGAAACCTTAAAAATATGTACAGCTTACAAATACCGTGGAGAGATCCTGCATCATTTCCCCGCCAATTTAAAAATCCTTGAGGAATGTCAACCTATTTATGAGGAACTTCCCGGATGGAAAGAGGATATAACAGGGGTCAAGAGCATCCATGATTTACCAGATAATGCCAGACACTATCTGGAAAGGGTGTCCCAACTGACGGGAATTCCGTTAAGCATCTTTTCCGTTGGGCCGGGACGGGAACAAACCAATTTAATCCGCGGGGTTTATGCATAA
- the rplI gene encoding 50S ribosomal protein L9 produces the protein MKVIFLRDVKGQGKKGEMKEVSDGYARNFLIPKGLVVPATEGNLKTLEIQKEKERKRKEQELAEAKQLSKELEKLTVTIKAKSGEGGRLFGSVTSKQIAETLEKMNIKIDKRKIQLNEPIRTLGVTNIPVKLHSEVTAQLKVHVIEE, from the coding sequence ATGAAGGTTATCTTTCTAAGGGATGTTAAGGGACAAGGGAAAAAAGGAGAGATGAAAGAGGTATCCGACGGATATGCCCGAAATTTTCTCATTCCGAAAGGACTTGTTGTTCCAGCTACTGAAGGGAATTTAAAGACATTGGAGATACAGAAAGAAAAAGAGAGAAAGAGAAAGGAACAGGAATTGGCGGAGGCAAAACAATTAAGTAAAGAACTTGAAAAATTAACGGTTACCATAAAGGCAAAGTCAGGGGAAGGCGGAAGATTGTTTGGCTCGGTTACCAGCAAGCAAATTGCCGAGACCCTGGAGAAAATGAACATAAAAATTGACAAACGAAAGATTCAGTTAAATGAACCAATCCGAACTTTGGGGGTTACCAATATCCCGGTCAAACTCCATTCTGAGGTGACTGCCCAGCTAAAAGTGCATGTCATTGAAGAGTAG
- a CDS encoding LysM peptidoglycan-binding domain-containing M23 family metallopeptidase — MSYVKKMGDWIRGKTPGLFGYIRANKKAAIASVSIVTVLATGSLIGNQYYQSQVNTLYHVFLKGQEIGVASDPSVVENWIAEQNKLAQQKYKDMDVSFDSDITYKSERVYKGQAEDDKVLSVLEKSLEVKADAVKVVINGEFLGYAKDQETLNKILEEVKSTYLPQTAAEEGIEGKEKRVQIASLANNEEKTDLLEVDIKENIDVQNETVSPDKILSEDQLKSLFINGTEEQVIHKVEKGEYLGLIAEKYNVKVADILKNNPGLTEETLLQIGQEINVTALQPKVTVKTVEKVTRRETIDYDVEVRQDDSMFRGETRIVQNGKEGLKIAEYKVTKENGDKINEELLNEEVIEDPITKIVIKGTKLPPAKGSGRFIWPTNGGIITSGYGPRWGEFHAGLDIAGAKDLNILASDSGVVEFVGWSGGWGKRIIIDHGNGWKTAYSHLSRFKVSEGDKVGKGQVIAIMGNTGRSTGVHLDFQILKNGVPVNPLNYVSR; from the coding sequence ATGTCGTATGTGAAAAAAATGGGGGATTGGATTAGGGGGAAAACGCCAGGGTTATTTGGATATATTAGAGCCAATAAGAAAGCAGCAATTGCCAGCGTTTCCATTGTGACGGTATTGGCAACCGGATCTTTGATCGGAAATCAATATTACCAGTCTCAGGTAAATACCCTTTATCATGTGTTTTTAAAGGGACAAGAAATCGGAGTTGCTTCTGACCCATCCGTCGTTGAGAACTGGATAGCAGAGCAAAACAAGTTGGCTCAACAAAAATATAAAGATATGGATGTAAGTTTTGATTCAGATATTACATATAAATCAGAACGTGTATACAAAGGACAAGCAGAAGATGACAAAGTTCTAAGTGTTCTGGAAAAGAGTTTGGAAGTGAAGGCGGATGCTGTAAAGGTTGTTATAAATGGGGAATTTCTGGGATATGCAAAAGATCAGGAAACCTTAAATAAGATTTTGGAAGAAGTAAAATCAACTTATCTTCCCCAAACAGCAGCCGAAGAAGGTATTGAAGGGAAAGAAAAAAGAGTCCAAATTGCATCTTTGGCAAATAATGAGGAAAAAACAGATTTATTGGAAGTTGACATCAAAGAGAATATTGATGTCCAGAATGAAACAGTAAGCCCGGATAAAATTTTATCTGAAGATCAACTAAAATCCCTGTTCATTAACGGTACTGAAGAACAAGTAATTCATAAAGTTGAAAAAGGAGAATATTTGGGGCTAATTGCCGAAAAATATAATGTGAAAGTGGCTGACATTCTAAAAAATAACCCTGGCCTCACCGAAGAAACGTTGCTCCAGATCGGTCAGGAAATCAATGTGACAGCCCTTCAACCAAAGGTTACCGTTAAAACAGTAGAAAAGGTCACCCGTCGTGAGACCATTGATTATGATGTAGAGGTTCGTCAGGATGACAGCATGTTTCGTGGGGAAACCAGGATTGTGCAGAATGGCAAGGAAGGATTAAAGATTGCAGAATATAAAGTCACCAAAGAAAATGGTGACAAAATCAATGAAGAATTGTTGAATGAAGAAGTGATTGAAGACCCCATTACAAAAATTGTCATCAAGGGAACAAAGCTGCCACCGGCTAAAGGATCCGGCAGATTTATTTGGCCAACAAATGGGGGGATCATTACCAGTGGATATGGACCCCGCTGGGGAGAATTCCATGCTGGTTTGGATATAGCCGGAGCAAAAGATTTAAACATCCTTGCTTCTGACAGTGGTGTTGTCGAATTTGTTGGATGGTCAGGAGGTTGGGGTAAACGGATCATTATCGATCATGGAAATGGATGGAAGACCGCCTACAGCCATCTCTCCCGTTTCAAGGTATCTGAAGGAGATAAAGTAGGAAAAGGCCAAGTGATAGCCATTATGGGAAATACCGGACGTTCAACTGGTGTTCATCTGGATTTTCAAATCCTGAAGAACGGAGTTCCGGTTAATCCTCTCAATTATGTTAGTCGTTAA
- the yycF gene encoding response regulator YycF: MKWKILVVDDEQPIADILKFHLEREGYDVTCAFDGEEALEKVYKEKPDLVLLDIMLPKKNGVEVCKEIRSNLDVAIIMLTAKDSEADKVLGLELGADDYVTKPFSTRELLARVKANLRRSKRKHHEKSKILEMGELQINTNSYVVMKNKKVIDVTHREFELLTYLANHAGQVLTREHLLQAVWGYDYFGDVRTVDVTVRRLREKIEDDPSHPEYILTKRGVGYVFRQP; the protein is encoded by the coding sequence ATGAAATGGAAAATACTTGTTGTTGATGATGAGCAGCCAATTGCCGATATCCTTAAATTCCATTTGGAACGGGAAGGATATGATGTCACTTGTGCCTTTGATGGGGAAGAAGCCCTTGAAAAAGTATACAAGGAAAAACCTGATCTGGTTTTATTAGATATTATGCTTCCAAAGAAAAATGGAGTAGAGGTATGTAAAGAAATAAGGAGTAACTTAGACGTTGCCATTATTATGCTGACCGCTAAAGACTCCGAAGCGGATAAGGTATTGGGACTAGAGCTGGGAGCCGATGACTACGTGACAAAGCCCTTTAGCACCAGGGAATTATTAGCCAGGGTAAAAGCCAATTTACGTAGATCTAAGAGGAAGCATCATGAAAAATCAAAGATTCTCGAGATGGGAGAGCTTCAGATCAATACAAACTCCTATGTTGTGATGAAAAATAAAAAGGTAATTGATGTGACCCATAGAGAATTTGAACTCTTAACCTACCTTGCAAACCATGCCGGTCAAGTGTTAACAAGGGAACATCTTCTTCAAGCTGTATGGGGATATGATTATTTTGGAGACGTTCGCACGGTGGATGTAACGGTTCGACGGTTACGGGAGAAAATTGAAGATGACCCAAGTCACCCTGAATACATCTTGACGAAAAGGGGAGTTGGCTATGTCTTTCGCCAACCTTAG